A section of the Balearica regulorum gibbericeps isolate bBalReg1 chromosome W, bBalReg1.pri, whole genome shotgun sequence genome encodes:
- the LOC142599124 gene encoding LOW QUALITY PROTEIN: adenosine 5'-monophosphoramidase HINT1-like (The sequence of the model RefSeq protein was modified relative to this genomic sequence to represent the inferred CDS: deleted 1 base in 1 codon) — translation MLFLVAPKEPIIRLSEAEDSGESCLAFRDLSPQAPMLFLVAPKEPIIRLSEAEDSGESLLGHLMIVGKKRAAHLGGLTNGFRMVVDEGPEGGQSVYHVHLRILGGRRLGWPPD, via the exons ATGCTTTTCCTAGTCGCGCCTAAGGAGCCAATTATCAGGTTATCTGAAGCAGAAGATTCTGGTGAATCT TGCCTTGCGTTCCGTGATCTTTCACCCCAAGCTCCGATGCTTTTCCTAGTCGCGCCTAAGGAGCCAATTATCAGGTTATCTGAAGCAGAAGATTCTGGTGAATCT cttcttgggcatTTAATGATTGTTGGCAAGAAGCGTGCTGCTCACCTGGGGGGCCTGACCAATGGATTCCGGATGGTTGTGGATGAAGGGCCCGAGGGTGGGCAGTCTGTC TATCACGTACATCTACGTATTCTGGGTGGCCGTCGGTTGGGCTGGCCGCCTGACTAA